A DNA window from Calliphora vicina chromosome 1, idCalVici1.1, whole genome shotgun sequence contains the following coding sequences:
- the LOC135949062 gene encoding uncharacterized protein LOC135949062: protein MIQLSQNVKHIHAEGGFEMRNWISNSKGVLNALNSNLSQSNKCISDPDSQYEKVLGLWWLPESDEFTFIHKFKDEIFEKSTYPTKRQLLRILMTIFDPLGLLGFLIVEAKIILQDVWRSGTSWDEPIHDNERKAWWQWIQKLKNINKIKIPRCFALVSQSDRNELHIFVDASTQAYAALAYIKASVGDDTCCSLIASKTRVAPLKPISVPRMELMSAILGLRLAKFIQTEISVVIKRRYFWTDSKDVLYWIRSDARKFQQFVAVRIGEILENSAVDEWRWVSTSDNVADDGTKFDNNPHIHENLRWFAGPKFLYLPEDSWPKSHFSNHIKEIFNHMEVSLEIQNWQISPGILTFSTWERLRRSQMYILQFLRVLTKQSVQNLQLYKVLNTSAIKSAEMVLIRHCQHEAFHEEISQLNSPNGFVNRKSLIYKFSPYIDEYGILRVKGRIDEAVNIPFDAKRPIILPRNNTITHLIADFYHRRFHHHHNEIVVNEMRQRFCIRGMRALVREIARNCQHCRNRRATPAPPEMGNLPQDRLAAFTRPFTFTGVDYFGPLEVVVGRRREKRWGVLFTCMTIRAIHIEICSSLSTDSFLLVLKQFISRRGVPHRIYSDNATNFRGASRILIEETQKISYDDVERKHPEIEWLFIPPASPHMGGAWERMIRSVKSILFDILPQERINEEILRATLADIENIINMRPLTYIPLESNESEALTPNHFLLGSSSGIREKADRECSGTTLAKNFRVAGKLADTFWKRWVRECLPCLTRRAKWFQNSTRPISVNDIVIIVDDNSKRNTWAKGRVIDVIRAKDGEVRSAVIKTLTGISTRPVVKLARLELKDVNTTT, encoded by the coding sequence ATGATTCAATTGTCACAAAATGTTAAACATATACACGCCGAAGGTGGTTTCGAAATGAGAAACTGGATTTCTAATTCAAAGGGTGTATTGAATGCGCTAAATAGCAATCTATCACAATCGAACAAATGCATCAGTGATCCAGATTCTCAGTATGAAAAGGTACTAGGCTTATGGTGGCTCCCCGAAAGCGATGAATTTACATTTATTCACAAATTCAAAgacgaaatatttgaaaaatccaCATATCCGACTAAACGTCAACTATTGCGAATTTTGATGACGATTTTTGATCCGCTAGGTTTACTTGGTTTCCTTATTGTAGAAGCCAAAATTATTCTCCAAGATGTATGGCGTTCAGGCACATCGTGGGATGAACCTATACACGACAATGAACGAAAGGCATGGTGGCAGTggattcaaaaattaaaaaatattaacaagatTAAGATACCGAGATGTTTTGCATTGGTAAGTCAAAGCGATAGAAATGAGTTGCATATATTCGTAGATGCCAGTACTCAAGCCTACGCTGCACTGGCATATATTAAAGCCAGTGTTGGAGATGATACTTGTTGTAGCCTTATTGCCTCAAAAACCCGAGTGGCACCTTTGAAACCCATCTCTGTTCCAAGAATGGAACTTATGTCAGCAATCTTAGGGTTAAGATTAGCAAAGTTCATACAAACCGAAATTTCTGTCGTTATAAAGCGTCGATATTTTTGGACTGATTCGAAAGACGTACTCTATTGGATTCGGTCCGACGCCAGAAAATTTCAGCAATTTGTTGCGGTACGAATCGGAGAAATCTTGGAAAATTCGGCGGTTGATGAATGGCGTTGGGTATCGACATCTGACAATGTTGCAGACGATGGTACGAAATTTGATAACAACCCTCACATACATGAAAATTTAAGGTGGTTCGCTGGTCCAAAATTTTTGTACTTACCTGAAGATAGTTGGCCAAAATCTCATTTCTCAAATcacattaaagaaatatttaaccaTATGGAGGTCTCATTGGAAATTCAAAATTGGCAAATATCTCCaggtattttaacatttagtACATGGGAACGGTTACGCAGATCTCAAATGTATATTTTACAGTTTTTACGCGTATTAACAAAACAATCAGTACAAAACCTTCAGTTATATAAAGTGCTGAATACGTCTGCAATTAAAAGTGCTGAAATGGTTCTTATTCGACATTGCCAACACGAAGCATTTCATGAAGAAATATCCCAACTAAACTCACCTAACGGATTTGTAAATCGTAagagtttaatttataaattttctccaTATATAGACGAATATGGCATTTTGAGAGTAAAAGGCAGAATTGATGAAGCGGTTAACATACCATTTGATGCTAAACGTCCAATAATTTTACCTCGTAATAATACCATAACACATCTGATTGCAGATTTCTACCACAGGAGATTTCACCATCACCATAACGAAATAGTAGTAAACGAGATGAGGCAGAGATTTTGTATAAGAGGAATGAGAGCTTTAGTTCGCGAAATTGCACGAAATTGTCAGCATTGTCGTAATCGTCGAGCAACTCCAGCACCACCTGAAATGGGCAATCTACCTCAAGATCGGTTAGCCGCATTTACGAGGCCATTTACCTTTACTGGCGTGGACTACTTTGGTCCCCTAGAAGTAGTTGTCGGTAGGCGCCGAGAAAAACGCTGGGGTGTGCTATTCACGTGTATGACGATAAGGGCAATACATATTGAAATATGTTCTTCATTATCAACAGATTCATTTCTCTTAGTGCTAAAGCAGTTTATCTCACGTCGAGGAGTACCACATCGAATCTATTCAGATAACGCTACGAATTTCCGAGGCGCGAGCCGAATTTTAATTGAGGAAACGCAAAAAATATCATATGATGACGTAGAACGGAAACATCCTGAAATTGAGTGGCTTTTCATTCCCCCTGCCTCACCTCATATGGGCGGGGCATGGGAAAGAATGATACGTTCCGTAAAGTCGATTCTATTCGATATTTTGCCACAAGAAAGAATAAATGAAGAGATATTAAGGGCCACGTTAGCAGACATTGAAAATATCATTAATATGAGACCATTAACCTATATTCCGTTGGAGTCAAATGAAAGCGAGGCGCTAACACCAAACCACTTTCTTCTCGGCAGTTCTAGTGGTATACGAGAAAAGGCGGATAGAGAATGCTCGGGCACGACTCTTGCAAAAAACTTTAGAGTGGCTGGTAAATTAGCGGATACCTTTTGGAAACGATGGGTTCGAGAATGTTTGCCATGCCTAACAAGACGCGCCAAGTGGTTCCAAAATTCTACAAGGCCAATATCTGTCAATGACATTGTCATTATAGTCGATGACAACTCTAAAAGAAATACGTGGGCGAAGGGGAGAGTCATTGATGTCATACGAGCTAAAGACGGTGAAGTACGAAGCGCGGTCATTAAAACACTCACTGGAATTTCCACTCGTCCTGTAGTAAAATTGGCCCGACTTGAATTAAAAGATGTAAACACCACCACCTAA